TTACAAAACTTGGGAAGAACATAATAAAACCCCTGATTTCGTCCTAGAGATAACCTCAAAAACCACCCGCACCAAAGACCAAGGTGCAAAAAAAGGAATTTACGCCTTTCTGGGAGTGCAAGAATATTTCCAATATGACCCCACAGGCGATTATCTTACTCCCCAACTCCAAGGTTTACACTTAGTCGATGGCAATTATTTCTCAGTTGTAAGCAATACCCAGCCAGATGGTAAAGTTTCCCTACGCAGTGAAGTTTTGGGGCTAGAGTTGCGAGTGGAAGGCGGAAAATTACGCTTTTACGACCCAGCGACGGGTGAAACGCTGTTAAGCCACGAAGAAGAAGCAGCCGCAAGACAAGCAGCAGAAAACGCTCGACAGCAAGCCGAGGAGAAAGCGCAAAGATTAGCAGCAAAACTCCGAGAATTAAATATTGACCCAGATACCCTTTAGGAAAATAGCTAAAAGCAACACATG
Above is a window of Nostoc sp. UHCC 0702 DNA encoding:
- a CDS encoding Uma2 family endonuclease yields the protein MTTSIEYIPITPIEYPDEDGKPMAEGDLQRKCLVYATTVLGIYFQNRPDVYVAGNLFIYYEEGNPESVVAPDVFVVFGVENRDRRSYKTWEEHNKTPDFVLEITSKTTRTKDQGAKKGIYAFLGVQEYFQYDPTGDYLTPQLQGLHLVDGNYFSVVSNTQPDGKVSLRSEVLGLELRVEGGKLRFYDPATGETLLSHEEEAAARQAAENARQQAEEKAQRLAAKLRELNIDPDTL